In Sphingobacterium sp. SRCM116780, the genomic stretch GAAACTACTTTCTCCGAGTCTTCATCAACAGGAATTGCTTTATGTAAATATTCATACAACCAATTTGGATTAGCGGCATAGAGTAACGTTGAAGAAATATGATGCACTTTTTGATCCGTCAAATAAAGATGGCGTTCATAAGCAAAACGAAGTGATTGCACATAAGGAAATTTCGTAATCAAGGACAACAATTCAGATTCCGAAACGGACAAAGGGTTATTGATCGCTTGATGAAACAAGTTGGTATCGTCTAAATTTCGTTTATTTTCCATCATTGTTCTACTACCAATTCGCAAATGCCTTATTGTAAACATCTTCAGTCAACATCTGAATAATTTCTCTATTCAAAGTCTCCTCTTGTGCTGCTTGCAATTGACCTGAAAAATCCTTAAATCTTGTAAAAGCTTGTTCGAAATTATCCTTTTCAACAATCTTATTATGATAATTCACTTTAATTGTAATAGACAAGCGATTTAAAGCTGCACGATCTGTACCTGCTTCTACTGCAGCTGGAGTAATTGAATAATCGGTGATAAAACCTTCAAAAGTAGCATCTGCATTATCATTTACCTGACTTAATCGAGATTGATTACGAATACGCTGCTTCAAAGCTTCCGTAAAGTTTTGACTTAAGGTAGGATAAACCATTGAAGCAATATTTTCAAAATAGAGCACACTTACCGTTTTCATTCCTTCAGGAATAGATCCTCCTGTAAAGCCATATTTTACACCACAACTTGTTACTGAAAGCAACAAGATCATCGTCATAAAAACGGGTAATAAGCTTGATTTAACTTTATTCATATCCAAGATTTATAAATCTAAATTTAAGTCTTTAATTTTTCTATACAAAGTTCTTTCCGAAATACCGAGCTCTTGTGCCGCAGCTTTCCGTTTACCACGATGTTTTTTCAAAGCCTTTTTAATTAAATCAGATTCTTTTTCTGTTAAAGATAAGGATTCTTCCACCTCTTCTGCATCTTGTGTATCGTAGTTTAAATATTCATCCTGTGAGCCATTGCTTTTCAATACATTTGGCTGATGGATAGTCAATGTTTGTGCAACAGGAAATTGTTCTTGAAGGTGATCTGCACTAGGTTGTACATCTTGATATAAGCGATTTATATAAGGTGAGTTCTGATCAAAAGTCGAAGCGTTCACTCCGTTTTGAATTAATTCTACTACCAGTTTTTTTAAATCCACCATATCCTTTTTCATGTCAAACAGCACTTTATACAAAAGATCTCGTTCTGAAAAATCTTCTTTCCCTTTCTGGTTAGCCATGACAGCCGGTAAAGTAGAGCGACTCTCTGAGGGAAGATAATTTTGTAAAATCCGGGCATCAACTACTCGTTCTTTTTCAAGTACTGCAATCTGTTCAGCAATATTTTTCAACTGCCGTACGTTTCCTGGCCAGCCATATGTTTTCAGTAGTTGTTGCGCATCTTCTGTTAATTGTACACTTGGTGAACGGTATTTGTCAGAAAAATCAACGACAAATTTTCTAAATAATAAATAAATATCTTCAGGACGCTCCCGTAAAGAAGGAATGCGAAGAGGAACCGTATTCAATCGGTAATACAGATCTTCTCTGAATTTACCATTGTGTACAGCATTGAAAACATCCACATTCGTTGCTGCTACAACACGAACATTTGTTTTTTGTACTTTTGATGAACCAACACGAATATATTCTCCAGACTCCAAGACACGCAACAAACGAGCTTGTGTACCTAGTGGCAGCTCTCCAACTTCATCTAAAAAAATAGTACCTCCATCAACGACCTCAAAATACCCTTTCCGTGCCTCATGTGCCCCGGTAAAAGATCCTTTTTCATGTCCAAACAACTCAGAATCAATTGTACCTTCAGGAATAGCTCCGCAATTAACGGCAATAAAAGCACCGTGTTTACGCGCGCTCAGCTGGTGAATAATATGAGAGAATACTTCTTTACCACTACCGCTCTCTCCCTGAATCAATACCGAAATATCTGTAGGTGCCACCTGACGAGCGATATCAATAGCCCTATTCAGTAAAGGGGAATTACCTATTATTCCAAATCGATTCTTAATATCTTGATTATCCATCTCCTAATTTAATAAAGACCCTGTATTCAATCTTAACTAACCCACTATTTTTCCCAACAAAGTTGCTGAAGTACATGTCTCGATAAACACGGTGACATAATCTCCAGGTTGGTAACGTCCGTCCACAGGAAAAATAGCCATTGCATTTTGATCATTACGACCTGCAAAATCTTTATCTGAACGTTTCGAAAATCCTTCAATCAACACACGTTGATTTTTCCCTACAAAATTCTGCAAACGGTTAAAACTATGTGCTCTTTGTTTTGCAACCACTTCTGTCAAACGACTTTTCTTGATCTCTTCTGGAATATCATCGGCATAACGTTTTGCCGCTAAAGTACCTGGACGCTCTGAGTAGGCAAACATAAATGCATAATCATATTTCACATAGTCCATCATACT encodes the following:
- a CDS encoding sigma-54 interaction domain-containing protein; the encoded protein is MDNQDIKNRFGIIGNSPLLNRAIDIARQVAPTDISVLIQGESGSGKEVFSHIIHQLSARKHGAFIAVNCGAIPEGTIDSELFGHEKGSFTGAHEARKGYFEVVDGGTIFLDEVGELPLGTQARLLRVLESGEYIRVGSSKVQKTNVRVVAATNVDVFNAVHNGKFREDLYYRLNTVPLRIPSLRERPEDIYLLFRKFVVDFSDKYRSPSVQLTEDAQQLLKTYGWPGNVRQLKNIAEQIAVLEKERVVDARILQNYLPSESRSTLPAVMANQKGKEDFSERDLLYKVLFDMKKDMVDLKKLVVELIQNGVNASTFDQNSPYINRLYQDVQPSADHLQEQFPVAQTLTIHQPNVLKSNGSQDEYLNYDTQDAEEVEESLSLTEKESDLIKKALKKHRGKRKAAAQELGISERTLYRKIKDLNLDL
- a CDS encoding LptE family protein, yielding MNKVKSSLLPVFMTMILLLSVTSCGVKYGFTGGSIPEGMKTVSVLYFENIASMVYPTLSQNFTEALKQRIRNQSRLSQVNDNADATFEGFITDYSITPAAVEAGTDRAALNRLSITIKVNYHNKIVEKDNFEQAFTRFKDFSGQLQAAQEETLNREIIQMLTEDVYNKAFANW